The Miltoncostaea oceani genome includes a region encoding these proteins:
- a CDS encoding sigma-70 family RNA polymerase sigma factor — protein sequence MSHAPARSAVEIAVPDVEEMRALASDGREKGFLTYDEIVAALQDADVTKEQIEDFYSHLVEIGVEVLDADGEVIAKASATQTERPPELDLTVEPSLDSLRLYLREIGRVPLLTAKQEVALAKRIERGDMTAKTAMVEANLRLVVSIAKGYLGRGLSFLDLIQEGSLGLIRAVEKFDYRRGFKFSTYATWWIRQAVTRAIADKARTIRIPVHMVEKLNKVVHLERQMVQRLGREPRPEEIAEELRMSVEEVRDILRMAQQPVSLEKPIGEEEESELGDFVEDEQAASPFDEASVNLRRTDILRALDALPDRERKVIELRFGLLGEQPRTLEEVGRAFGVTRERIRQIENNTLKKLEALPEAQALRDSA from the coding sequence ATGTCGCACGCCCCCGCCCGCAGCGCCGTCGAGATCGCCGTGCCGGACGTCGAGGAGATGCGCGCGCTCGCCTCGGACGGCAGGGAGAAGGGGTTCCTCACCTACGACGAGATCGTCGCGGCGCTCCAGGACGCGGACGTCACCAAGGAGCAGATCGAGGACTTCTACTCGCATCTCGTGGAGATCGGCGTCGAGGTGCTGGACGCCGACGGCGAGGTGATCGCGAAGGCGTCCGCCACGCAGACCGAGCGCCCGCCCGAGCTCGACCTCACCGTCGAGCCCAGCCTCGACAGCCTGCGCCTCTACCTGCGCGAGATCGGCCGCGTCCCGCTGCTGACCGCCAAGCAGGAGGTCGCGCTCGCGAAGCGCATCGAGCGGGGCGACATGACCGCGAAGACGGCGATGGTCGAGGCCAACCTGCGCCTCGTGGTGAGCATCGCGAAGGGCTACCTCGGCCGTGGCCTCTCCTTCCTCGACCTCATCCAGGAGGGGAGCCTCGGCCTGATCCGCGCCGTCGAGAAGTTCGACTACCGCCGCGGCTTCAAGTTCTCGACGTACGCCACGTGGTGGATCCGCCAGGCCGTGACGCGCGCGATCGCCGATAAGGCCCGCACCATCCGCATCCCCGTGCACATGGTCGAGAAGCTCAACAAGGTCGTCCACCTCGAGCGGCAGATGGTCCAGCGGCTCGGACGCGAGCCCCGGCCGGAGGAGATCGCCGAGGAACTCCGCATGAGCGTGGAGGAGGTCCGCGACATCCTCCGGATGGCGCAGCAGCCGGTCAGCCTGGAGAAGCCGATCGGCGAGGAGGAGGAGTCGGAGCTCGGGGACTTCGTCGAGGACGAGCAGGCGGCGTCGCCGTTCGACGAGGCGTCCGTCAACCTGCGCCGGACCGACATCCTCCGCGCCCTCGACGCCCTCCCCGACCGGGAGCGCAAGGTCATCGAGCTGCGGTTCGGCCTCCTGGGCGAGCAGCCGCGCACCCTCGAGGAGGTCGGCCGCGCGTTCGGCGTGACCCGCGAGCGGATCCGTCAGATCGAGAACAACACGCTCAAGAAGCTCGAGGCGCTGCCGGAGGCACAGGCGCTCCGCGACTCGGCCTGA
- a CDS encoding response regulator transcription factor: MRILIVEDDESTAEAMAFHLRTAGLEPTVVGDGLAGLRALRTATPDVVVLDLMLPGADGWHVIRQAREWAPRLPIIVVTARTNEHDRVEVLALGADDVMGKPFSMRELLARITAALRRTAVENARSERLPVQEGELTVDPSRMSVIVAGRPADLTPLEFKLLMTLVEERERALSRDEIFRRVWGAERAHGDRSVDVLVRRLRRKVDEVGGAYTYIQTLHGVGYRFLTTPRRLPVAVPAALPGPAPDPAGLLRPSRGAPVPPAAPRAS; the protein is encoded by the coding sequence ATGAGGATCCTGATCGTCGAGGACGACGAGAGCACCGCCGAGGCCATGGCGTTCCACCTGCGCACGGCCGGCCTGGAGCCGACCGTGGTCGGCGACGGCCTCGCGGGCCTGCGGGCGCTGCGGACGGCGACGCCGGACGTGGTGGTGCTCGACCTGATGCTGCCGGGCGCCGACGGGTGGCACGTCATCCGCCAGGCGCGGGAGTGGGCGCCGCGCCTGCCGATCATCGTGGTGACGGCGCGGACGAACGAGCACGACCGCGTGGAGGTGCTCGCCCTCGGCGCCGACGACGTGATGGGCAAGCCGTTCTCGATGCGGGAGCTGCTGGCGCGGATCACCGCGGCGCTGCGGCGGACGGCGGTCGAGAACGCCCGCTCGGAGCGCCTGCCGGTGCAGGAGGGCGAGCTCACCGTCGACCCGTCGCGGATGTCGGTCATCGTGGCCGGGAGACCCGCCGACCTGACGCCGCTCGAGTTCAAGCTGCTGATGACGCTGGTGGAGGAGCGCGAGCGGGCGCTGTCGCGCGACGAGATCTTCCGGCGGGTGTGGGGGGCGGAGCGCGCCCACGGCGACCGCTCGGTCGACGTCCTGGTGCGGCGCCTGCGCCGGAAGGTCGACGAGGTCGGCGGCGCCTACACGTACATCCAGACCCTCCACGGGGTCGGCTACCGCTTCCTCACGACCCCCCGCCGCCTCCCCGTGGCCGTCCCGGCGGCGCTCCCCGGGCCGGCGCCGGATCCCGCCGGCCTGCTCAGGCCGAGTCGCGGAGCGCCTGTGCCTCCGGCAGCGCCTCGAGCTTCTTGA